In Acidobacteriota bacterium, the following proteins share a genomic window:
- a CDS encoding c-type cytochrome, with product MQRLIRGRWLVACAGFCLVAGIGPGHAQDHTEYEPADIEYGRSVYLEQCAACHGEDGAAVAGVDLRSGQLRRAALDRELIQVIRDGIPGTGMLAIELDTAEMTGIVAYLRNMTYEIDVAMLGDAARGRAIFEGAGDCLSCHRLQGQGFRTGPDLTRIGSVRTLSALRRSLLDPTGTMRPIDRPVELVTADGARITGRRLNEDTYTVQILDDDARLRSFDKVDLREFRVIEQSPMPAYGDRFDAAELADLLAYLVSLKG from the coding sequence ATGCAACGATTGATTCGCGGGCGGTGGCTGGTCGCGTGCGCGGGCTTCTGTCTTGTCGCCGGGATCGGGCCAGGACACGCGCAGGATCACACCGAGTACGAGCCGGCCGACATCGAGTACGGCCGCAGCGTGTACCTGGAACAATGCGCGGCCTGCCACGGTGAGGACGGGGCGGCCGTGGCGGGGGTCGACCTGCGCAGCGGCCAGTTGCGGCGCGCGGCGCTCGACCGCGAGTTGATCCAGGTCATCCGGGACGGTATTCCCGGGACGGGGATGCTCGCCATCGAACTCGACACCGCCGAGATGACCGGCATCGTCGCCTACCTGCGCAACATGACCTACGAGATCGACGTCGCCATGCTGGGCGATGCCGCCCGCGGACGGGCGATCTTCGAGGGGGCGGGCGACTGCCTGAGCTGCCACCGACTGCAGGGCCAGGGGTTCCGGACCGGGCCGGACCTGACGCGGATCGGTTCCGTCCGGACGCTGAGCGCGCTACGGCGCTCGCTGCTCGACCCGACCGGCACGATGCGGCCCATCGATCGCCCGGTGGAGCTGGTGACGGCGGACGGTGCGCGTATCACCGGCCGCCGCCTGAACGAGGACACCTACACGGTGCAGATTCTCGACGACGACGCGCGTCTGCGGTCGTTCGACAAGGTTGACCTGCGTGAGTTCCGCGTGATCGAGCAGTCGCCGATGCCCGCTTACGGGGATCGGTTCGATGCGGCGGAGCTCGCGGATCTGCTGGCGTATCTCGTGTCCCTGAAAGGCTGA